DNA from Clostridia bacterium:
TCTGATATAGTTGTATTTGCTACACCGCTGATGATTGATAATATATCGGGCATGCTAAAAGTTTTTATGGACCGGACCTTCTGCATTGGAAATCCACAGTTGGAAAAGGATGAAAATGGGGAGAGCAGGCGTGTCAGATCAAAACGTTTTGAAAACGGAGTACCGCCAAAGATTGTTGTTATTGCCAATGGAGGCTATCCCGAAAGGAGTAATTTTCAGGTCCTGCCACTCTTAAT
Protein-coding regions in this window:
- a CDS encoding flavodoxin family protein: MRITAFNGSPRGRASNTDVMVSAFLDGAASAGAQVENIYLAHHDIKHCQGCGHCINSGGECVVQDDMQDLLPKYVESDIVVFATPLMIDNISGMLKVFMDRTFCIGNPQLEKDENGESRRVRSKRFENGVPPKIVVIANGGYPERSNFQVLPLL